TCAAAACTGGCATTTATGCTTTTTCACTCGACAGGAGAAAGCAAATGTCTTGCCACAATTtgtacagtgatatggcttctctccagtgtgaattcgctggtgtctttttaggtgtTCTAACCGACTGAAGCTCTCCCCGCAGTCAGTACAGTGATActgcttctctccagtgtgaattcgttggtgtctttttaggttttCTAACCgactgaagctctccccacactcagtacagtgatacggcttctctccagtgtgaattcgctggtgtgtttttaggcttcctggccgactgaagctcttcccacac
The sequence above is a segment of the Acipenser ruthenus chromosome 51, fAciRut3.2 maternal haplotype, whole genome shotgun sequence genome. Coding sequences within it:
- the LOC117398390 gene encoding zinc finger protein 22-like, translated to MESVYIKQEEVLELVPNCIKQEMPGLEPVHIKEETEPEPVHIKEEETELVEPVHIKEEETELETVHIEEEETALKSVHIEEESIDLFKDSKNISRPKSSHQCTECGKSFSRPGSLKTHQRIHTGEKPYHCTECGESFSRLENLKRHQRIHTGEKQYHCTDCGESFSRLEHLKRHQRIHTGEKPYHCTNCGKTFAFSCRVKKHKCQF